From the genome of Vicia villosa cultivar HV-30 ecotype Madison, WI linkage group LG2, Vvil1.0, whole genome shotgun sequence, one region includes:
- the LOC131651760 gene encoding transcriptional elongation regulator MINIYO isoform X2 — protein MEKQNLKKVEPKKKVKIINTSSLPVKQQEDAFRLVGSIVEKGIDDGNSQNKTTPSYSFPKPSVVPFPVARHRSHGPHWHPLNSKGGYDHGNDDSDNDIEDEEDAALMGFEKVAAFANPVQRKKTKGLDFGKWKEITQDDKSSIRRDLENDVTASSQTTRKKKNENGGKITDKKISTCSDGSFFESMEVDLKPQLDKSDGVFINSATSMELDTSNKVDNHKKVDYAVAYNDKKEKEFAAERNQVFPDRMTDHSSTSKKNYFVHDQEPTSLESEIDSENQARIQQMSAEEIAEAKADIMEKISPSLLKVLQKRGKEKLKKSNGLKSEVGTVAESVNQQVQNTQEGKRMQTEDAISHTAVAPPSKKLLDDKNVSGKTSTTTGSSSWNAWSERVEAVRELRFSLAGDVVDTEQEPVYDSIRERDYLRTEGDPGAAGYTIKEALSLTRSVVPGQRALALHLLSSVLDKALCYICKESTGNMTKTGNEVDKSVDWEAVWTYALGPQPELALSLRICLDDNHNSVVLACAKAVQSALSCDVNENYFDISEMATCDKDICSAPVFRSRPDISLGFLQGGYWKYSAKSSNILPFSEDSMDNESDEKHTIQDDVFVAGQDFTAGLVRMGILPRLLYLLETDPSASLEEYIVSILIAIVRHSPSCANAVLRCERLVQTIVQRFTVGNFEIRSSMIKSVKLLKVLARLDRKTCLEFIKNGYFNAMTWNLYQLPLSIDDWLKLGKEKSKLKSALTIEQLRFWMVCIQYGYCVSYFSQIFPALCFWLDVPSFEKLIENNVLYESTCISREAYLVLESLAGRLPNLYTQQCLTNQHPESTDDAEVWSWSYVAPMVDLGIKWIATRSDPEVSKLFRGQEKGRTYFTLGGDLSATPLLWVYAAVSQMLFRVLERVALGDAISLEKSNGHVPWLPEFVPKIGLELITHWHLGFSVAFGTKCGRDSGDDGSFMKELIHLRQTGDIEMSLASTCCLKGMINIITKIDDLIRSAKTGICSPPSEEQSRSKEERVLKEGIVSRCLVELRPMLDVFMFSASSRWQHMQAIEMFGRGGPAPGVGVGWGARGGGFWSKTVLSAQTDARFLVYLLEIFVNASKGVLETEETTLTMQRVSTALGLCLTAGPRDMVVVEKTLDLLFHVSILKYLDLCIQNFLLKKRGKAFTWQYEDDDYMHFSRVLSSHFRSRWLSIRVKSKAVDGSSSSGIKATPKDDARLDTIYEDSDMSSLTSPCSSSLIIEWARQNLPLPVHFYLSPISTIPLTKRAGPQKVGSVHSTHDPANLLEVAKCGLFFILGIETMSNFQGTDIPSPIQHVSLTWKLHSLSVNFLVGMEIIEQDQGRETFEALQDLYGEVLDKERLNRNKEVISDDKKHIEFLRFKSEIHESYSIFIEDLVEQFSSISYGDLIFGRQVSLYLHRCVETSIRLATWNALSNARVLELLPSLEKCFPGAEGYLEPAEDNEEILEAYAKSWVSDALDRAAIRGSIAYTIAVHHLSSFIFNACPVDKILLRNKLVRSLLRDYSGKQQHEGMLMNLIHHNKLSISDMDEKRWLESRMNILIEACEGNSSLLRQVEKLKDAAEKSSL, from the exons ATGGAGAAACAAAACCTCAAAAAAGTTGAACCCAAGAAGAAGGTGAAGATAATCAACACAAGCTCATTACCGGTTAAGCAACAAGAAGACGCATTCCGATTGGTTGGTTCCATCGTTGAAAAGGGTATCGATGACGGTAACTCTCAAAACAAAACCACTCCTTCTTACTCTTTTCCTAAACCCTCCGTTGTTCCGTTCCCCGTTGCACGTCATCGTTCTCACGGTCCT CATTGGCATCCACTGAATAGTAAAGGGGGTTATGATCACGGCAATGATGATAGTGACAATGATATTGAAGATGAGGAAGATGCAGCTTTAATGGGGTTTGAGAAAGTTGCTGCTTTTGCTAATCCAGTACAAAGGAAGAAAACAAAGGGTTTGGATTTTGGAAAGTGGAAAGAGATTACTCAAGATGATAAATCTTCCATTAGGCGGGATTTAGAAAATGATGTCACAGCCTCTAGTCAAACTAcaaggaaaaagaaaaatgaaaatggCGGTAAGATTACAGACAAGAAAATCTCAACTTGTTCAGATGGAAGTTTCTTTGAGTCTATGGAAGTGGATTTGAAGCCGCAGTTAGATAAATCAGATGGGGTTTTTATCAATTCAGCCACTTCCATGGAATTAGATACTTCAAATAAGGTGGATAATCATAAAAAAGTTGATTATGCCGTAGCTTATAACgacaagaaagaaaaagaatttgCAGCTGAGCGGAACCAAGTTTTTCCCGATAGAATGACTGATCACAGTTCGACATCTAAGAAAAATTACTTTGTGCATGATCAAGAGCCGACATCTCTTGAGAGTGAAATTGATTCTGAGAATCAAGCTCGGATCCAGCAAATGTCAGCTGAGGAGATTGCAGAAGCCAAGGCTGACATAATGGAAAAGATAAGTCCCTCGTTACTGAAAGTACTGCAGAAAAGGGGGAAGGAGAAACTTAAGAAGTCCAATGGTTTAAAATCGGAAGTGGGTACTGTTGCTGAatctgtgaatcaacaagttcaGAATACTCAAGAAGGTAAGCGTATGCAGACAGAGGATGCCATTTCCCATACTGCCGTGGCGCCACCATCCAAAAAACTGCTGGATGATAAGAATGTTAGCGGAAAGACTTCAACCACCACAGGCAGTAGCTCATGGAATGCTTGGAGCGAGAGAGTTGAGGCAGTTAGGGAGTTACGGTTTTCATTGGCTGGAGATGTTGTTGATACTGAACAGGAGCCTGTGTACG ATAGTATCAGAGAGCGTGACTATTTGAGGACTGAGGGAGATCCTGGTGCAGCTGGTTATACAATTAAAGAAGCACTGTCTCTCACTAGAAGTGTG GTTCCTGGACAAAGAGCCCTTGCACTGCATCTCCTTTCATCTGTTCTTGACAAGGCACTATGCTATATTTGCAAAGAAAGTACTGGAAATATGACAAAAACAGGGAACGAAGTCGACAAATCAGTTGACTGGGAGGCTGTTTGGACTTATGCACTTGGTCCTCAACCAGAGCTCGCGTTGTCACTTAG GATATGTCTTGATGATAACCATAATTCTGTTGTTTTGGCCTGTGCAAAGGCTGTTCAATCTGCACTGAGTTGTGATGTGAATGAGAACTACTTTGATATCTCTGAG ATGGCAACTTGTGACAAGGATATTTGCAGTGCTCCGGTTTTTAGGAGCAGACCAGATATATCTCTTGGATTCCTTCAGGGGGGATATTGGAAGTACAGTGCAAAATCTTCTAATATTCTACCTTTTAGCGAGGATTCTATGGATAATGAGAGCGATGAGAAGCACACGATTCAAGATGATGTATTTGTTGCTGGACAAGATTTTACTGCAGGTCTAGTTCGCATGGGGATACTTCCTAGACTTCTTTATCTTTTGGag ACAGATCCTTCGGCATCTTTGGAAGAATATATTGTTTCTATATTGATTGCCATAGTAAGGCATTCACCTTCATGTGCTAATGCAGTGCTGAGATGCGAAAGACTTGTACAGACAATTGTGCAAAGATTTACTGTTGGCAATTTTGAAATTCGATCTTCGATGATAAAGTCTGTAAAACTCTTGAAG gtcTTAGCTCGGTTGGACAGGAAAACTTGTTTAGAGTTTATAAAGAATGGGTACTTCAATGCCATGACTTGGAATTTATATCAACTTCCTTTGTCCATTGACGACTGGCTAAAGTTAGGGAAGGAAAAAAGTAAACTCAAGTCTGCTCTGACTATTGAACAATTGCGTTTCTGGATGGTCTGCATTCAATATGGATATTGTGTGTCTTACTTCTCCCAGATCTTCCCTGCCTTGTGTTTTTGGTTGGATGTTCCTTCATTTGAAAAACTTATCGAAAATAATGTTCTGTATGAATCTACTTGCATCTCTAGGGAGGCATATCTTGTTCTGGAGTCTTTGGCCGGCAGACTTCCAAATTTGTATACACAACAGTGTCTAACAAATCAACATCCGGAATCTACTGATGATGCAGAGGTATGGTCTTGGAGCTATGTTGCTCCGATGGTTGACTTAGGCATAAAATGGATTGCAACAAGAAGTGATCCAGAAGTATCTAAGCTGTTTCGGGGACAGGAAAAAGGGAGAACCTACTTTACTTTAGGAGGAGATCTTTCTGCGACTCCTTTGTTGTGGGTATATGCAGCTGTTTCTCAAATGCTTTTCAGAGTTCTTGAAAGGGTGGCCTTGGGGGATGCTATCAGCCTAGAAAAATCTAATGGGCATGTGCCATGGCTTCCAGAATTTGTCCCAAAGATTGGACTTGAATTGATCACACATTGGCATTTGGGCTTTTCAGTTGCCTTTGGGACAAAATGTGGAAGAGATTCCGGTGATGATGGATCTTTTATGAAGGAACTAATTCATTTGAGGCAGACGGGTGATATTGAAATGTCTTTGGCTTCCACCTGTTGTCTAAAGGGAATGATCAATATTATTACTAAAATCGATGATCTGATACGGTCTGCCAAGACAGGCATTTGTAGTCCTCCAAGCGAAGAACAAAGTCGATCAAAAGAAGAAAGAGTGCTTAAGGAAGGCATAGTCAGTAGGTGTTTGGTTGAATTAAGGCCAATGCTTGATGTTTTCATGTTTTCTGCTTCTTCAAGGTGGCAGCACATGCAAGCCATTGAAATGTTTGGCAGAGGAGGACCCGCTCCAGGTGTCGGAGTTGGTTGGGGTGCCCGTGGTGGGGGATTTTGGTCCAAAACAGTTTTATCGGCTCAAACAGATGCAAGATTTCTTGTCTATTTGCTGGAGATTTTTGTAAATGCATCTAAAGGTGTTCTTGAAACTGAAGAAACGACGTTGACCATGCAACGGGTTAGCACTGCCTTGGGATTATGTTTAACCGCAGGACCTAGGGATATGGTTGTTGTAGAGAAGACATTGGATCTATTGTTCCATGTCTCAATTTTGAAGTACCTCGATCTCTGTATACAGAATTTTCTCCTTAAAAAGAGGGGTAAAGCCTTTACATGGCAATATGAAGACGACGACTACATGCACTTCAGTCGGGTTTTATCATCTCATTTCAGGAGCAGATGGTTGTCTATAAGGGTGAAGTCTAAAGCCGTTGATGGCAGTAGTTCTTCTGGCATTAAGGCCACTCCAAAAGATGATGCGCGTTTGGATACGATATATGAGGACTCAGACATGTCTTCCTTGACTAGTCCATGCAGTAGCTCTCTAATAATAGAATGGGCTCGACAAAACCTACCACTTCCGGTCCACTTTTACCTTAGTCCAATCTCAACAATTCCCCTTACCAAGCGAGCTGGTCCTCAAAAAGTTGGTAGTGTACACAGCACACATGATCCTGCCAATTTACTTGAAGTTGCCAAATGTGgacttttctttattttaggtATTGAAACAATGTCTAATTTTCAAGGAACTGACATTCCTTCTCCCATTCAGCATGTATCATTGACTTGGAAGTTACATTCACTATCTGTCAATTTCCTTGTCGGAATGGAAATAATTGAACAAGATCAGGGCAGGGAAACTTTTGAAGCTTTACAGGATCTTTATGGCGAGGTTCTTGATAAGGAAAGGCTTAACCGAAATAAAGAAGTAATTTCAGATGATAAAAAGCATATCGAGTTCCTGAGATTCAAATCCGAGATTCACGAGAGTTACTCGATATTTATTGAAGACCTTGTAGAGCAGTTTTCTTCCATATCCTATGGTGATCTGATTTTTGGACGGCAAGTTTCACTATATTTACACCGCTGTGTTGAAACATCTATTAGACTTGCCACCTGGAATGCACTATCTAATGCCCGTGTTCTTGAACTTTTGCCATCTTTAGAGAAATGCTTTCCTGGCGCTGAAGGATACCTTGAACCTGCAGAG GACAATGAAGAGATTTTGGAGGCTTATGCCAAGTCATGGGTTTCTGATGCTCTTGACAGGGCCGCGATTCGAGGATCAATCGCATATACTATTGCTGTCCATCACCTTTCCTCATTCATATTTAATGCCTGTCCTGTGGATAAGATATTGCTGCGCAACAAGCTTGTTAGGTCTCTCTTGAGGGATTATTCTGGGAAACAGCAACATGAG GGAATGTTAATGAACCTCATTCACCATAACAAGTTATCAATATCTGACATGGATGAAAAGAGGTGGTTAGAGTCCAGGATGAATATATTGATTGAGGCATGTGAGGGAAATTCCTCTCTTCTGAGACAAGTAGAGAAGTTGAAGGATGCTGCAGAGAAAAGTTCCTTGTGA
- the LOC131651760 gene encoding transcriptional elongation regulator MINIYO isoform X1: MEKQNLKKVEPKKKVKIINTSSLPVKQQEDAFRLVGSIVEKGIDDGNSQNKTTPSYSFPKPSVVPFPVARHRSHGPHWHPLNSKGGYDHGNDDSDNDIEDEEDAALMGFEKVAAFANPVQRKKTKGLDFGKWKEITQDDKSSIRRDLENDVTASSQTTRKKKNENGGKITDKKISTCSDGSFFESMEVDLKPQLDKSDGVFINSATSMELDTSNKVDNHKKVDYAVAYNDKKEKEFAAERNQVFPDRMTDHSSTSKKNYFVHDQEPTSLESEIDSENQARIQQMSAEEIAEAKADIMEKISPSLLKVLQKRGKEKLKKSNGLKSEVGTVAESVNQQVQNTQEGKRMQTEDAISHTAVAPPSKKLLDDKNVSGKTSTTTGSSSWNAWSERVEAVRELRFSLAGDVVDTEQEPVYDSIRERDYLRTEGDPGAAGYTIKEALSLTRSVVPGQRALALHLLSSVLDKALCYICKESTGNMTKTGNEVDKSVDWEAVWTYALGPQPELALSLRICLDDNHNSVVLACAKAVQSALSCDVNENYFDISEKMATCDKDICSAPVFRSRPDISLGFLQGGYWKYSAKSSNILPFSEDSMDNESDEKHTIQDDVFVAGQDFTAGLVRMGILPRLLYLLETDPSASLEEYIVSILIAIVRHSPSCANAVLRCERLVQTIVQRFTVGNFEIRSSMIKSVKLLKVLARLDRKTCLEFIKNGYFNAMTWNLYQLPLSIDDWLKLGKEKSKLKSALTIEQLRFWMVCIQYGYCVSYFSQIFPALCFWLDVPSFEKLIENNVLYESTCISREAYLVLESLAGRLPNLYTQQCLTNQHPESTDDAEVWSWSYVAPMVDLGIKWIATRSDPEVSKLFRGQEKGRTYFTLGGDLSATPLLWVYAAVSQMLFRVLERVALGDAISLEKSNGHVPWLPEFVPKIGLELITHWHLGFSVAFGTKCGRDSGDDGSFMKELIHLRQTGDIEMSLASTCCLKGMINIITKIDDLIRSAKTGICSPPSEEQSRSKEERVLKEGIVSRCLVELRPMLDVFMFSASSRWQHMQAIEMFGRGGPAPGVGVGWGARGGGFWSKTVLSAQTDARFLVYLLEIFVNASKGVLETEETTLTMQRVSTALGLCLTAGPRDMVVVEKTLDLLFHVSILKYLDLCIQNFLLKKRGKAFTWQYEDDDYMHFSRVLSSHFRSRWLSIRVKSKAVDGSSSSGIKATPKDDARLDTIYEDSDMSSLTSPCSSSLIIEWARQNLPLPVHFYLSPISTIPLTKRAGPQKVGSVHSTHDPANLLEVAKCGLFFILGIETMSNFQGTDIPSPIQHVSLTWKLHSLSVNFLVGMEIIEQDQGRETFEALQDLYGEVLDKERLNRNKEVISDDKKHIEFLRFKSEIHESYSIFIEDLVEQFSSISYGDLIFGRQVSLYLHRCVETSIRLATWNALSNARVLELLPSLEKCFPGAEGYLEPAEDNEEILEAYAKSWVSDALDRAAIRGSIAYTIAVHHLSSFIFNACPVDKILLRNKLVRSLLRDYSGKQQHEGMLMNLIHHNKLSISDMDEKRWLESRMNILIEACEGNSSLLRQVEKLKDAAEKSSL, encoded by the exons ATGGAGAAACAAAACCTCAAAAAAGTTGAACCCAAGAAGAAGGTGAAGATAATCAACACAAGCTCATTACCGGTTAAGCAACAAGAAGACGCATTCCGATTGGTTGGTTCCATCGTTGAAAAGGGTATCGATGACGGTAACTCTCAAAACAAAACCACTCCTTCTTACTCTTTTCCTAAACCCTCCGTTGTTCCGTTCCCCGTTGCACGTCATCGTTCTCACGGTCCT CATTGGCATCCACTGAATAGTAAAGGGGGTTATGATCACGGCAATGATGATAGTGACAATGATATTGAAGATGAGGAAGATGCAGCTTTAATGGGGTTTGAGAAAGTTGCTGCTTTTGCTAATCCAGTACAAAGGAAGAAAACAAAGGGTTTGGATTTTGGAAAGTGGAAAGAGATTACTCAAGATGATAAATCTTCCATTAGGCGGGATTTAGAAAATGATGTCACAGCCTCTAGTCAAACTAcaaggaaaaagaaaaatgaaaatggCGGTAAGATTACAGACAAGAAAATCTCAACTTGTTCAGATGGAAGTTTCTTTGAGTCTATGGAAGTGGATTTGAAGCCGCAGTTAGATAAATCAGATGGGGTTTTTATCAATTCAGCCACTTCCATGGAATTAGATACTTCAAATAAGGTGGATAATCATAAAAAAGTTGATTATGCCGTAGCTTATAACgacaagaaagaaaaagaatttgCAGCTGAGCGGAACCAAGTTTTTCCCGATAGAATGACTGATCACAGTTCGACATCTAAGAAAAATTACTTTGTGCATGATCAAGAGCCGACATCTCTTGAGAGTGAAATTGATTCTGAGAATCAAGCTCGGATCCAGCAAATGTCAGCTGAGGAGATTGCAGAAGCCAAGGCTGACATAATGGAAAAGATAAGTCCCTCGTTACTGAAAGTACTGCAGAAAAGGGGGAAGGAGAAACTTAAGAAGTCCAATGGTTTAAAATCGGAAGTGGGTACTGTTGCTGAatctgtgaatcaacaagttcaGAATACTCAAGAAGGTAAGCGTATGCAGACAGAGGATGCCATTTCCCATACTGCCGTGGCGCCACCATCCAAAAAACTGCTGGATGATAAGAATGTTAGCGGAAAGACTTCAACCACCACAGGCAGTAGCTCATGGAATGCTTGGAGCGAGAGAGTTGAGGCAGTTAGGGAGTTACGGTTTTCATTGGCTGGAGATGTTGTTGATACTGAACAGGAGCCTGTGTACG ATAGTATCAGAGAGCGTGACTATTTGAGGACTGAGGGAGATCCTGGTGCAGCTGGTTATACAATTAAAGAAGCACTGTCTCTCACTAGAAGTGTG GTTCCTGGACAAAGAGCCCTTGCACTGCATCTCCTTTCATCTGTTCTTGACAAGGCACTATGCTATATTTGCAAAGAAAGTACTGGAAATATGACAAAAACAGGGAACGAAGTCGACAAATCAGTTGACTGGGAGGCTGTTTGGACTTATGCACTTGGTCCTCAACCAGAGCTCGCGTTGTCACTTAG GATATGTCTTGATGATAACCATAATTCTGTTGTTTTGGCCTGTGCAAAGGCTGTTCAATCTGCACTGAGTTGTGATGTGAATGAGAACTACTTTGATATCTCTGAG AAGATGGCAACTTGTGACAAGGATATTTGCAGTGCTCCGGTTTTTAGGAGCAGACCAGATATATCTCTTGGATTCCTTCAGGGGGGATATTGGAAGTACAGTGCAAAATCTTCTAATATTCTACCTTTTAGCGAGGATTCTATGGATAATGAGAGCGATGAGAAGCACACGATTCAAGATGATGTATTTGTTGCTGGACAAGATTTTACTGCAGGTCTAGTTCGCATGGGGATACTTCCTAGACTTCTTTATCTTTTGGag ACAGATCCTTCGGCATCTTTGGAAGAATATATTGTTTCTATATTGATTGCCATAGTAAGGCATTCACCTTCATGTGCTAATGCAGTGCTGAGATGCGAAAGACTTGTACAGACAATTGTGCAAAGATTTACTGTTGGCAATTTTGAAATTCGATCTTCGATGATAAAGTCTGTAAAACTCTTGAAG gtcTTAGCTCGGTTGGACAGGAAAACTTGTTTAGAGTTTATAAAGAATGGGTACTTCAATGCCATGACTTGGAATTTATATCAACTTCCTTTGTCCATTGACGACTGGCTAAAGTTAGGGAAGGAAAAAAGTAAACTCAAGTCTGCTCTGACTATTGAACAATTGCGTTTCTGGATGGTCTGCATTCAATATGGATATTGTGTGTCTTACTTCTCCCAGATCTTCCCTGCCTTGTGTTTTTGGTTGGATGTTCCTTCATTTGAAAAACTTATCGAAAATAATGTTCTGTATGAATCTACTTGCATCTCTAGGGAGGCATATCTTGTTCTGGAGTCTTTGGCCGGCAGACTTCCAAATTTGTATACACAACAGTGTCTAACAAATCAACATCCGGAATCTACTGATGATGCAGAGGTATGGTCTTGGAGCTATGTTGCTCCGATGGTTGACTTAGGCATAAAATGGATTGCAACAAGAAGTGATCCAGAAGTATCTAAGCTGTTTCGGGGACAGGAAAAAGGGAGAACCTACTTTACTTTAGGAGGAGATCTTTCTGCGACTCCTTTGTTGTGGGTATATGCAGCTGTTTCTCAAATGCTTTTCAGAGTTCTTGAAAGGGTGGCCTTGGGGGATGCTATCAGCCTAGAAAAATCTAATGGGCATGTGCCATGGCTTCCAGAATTTGTCCCAAAGATTGGACTTGAATTGATCACACATTGGCATTTGGGCTTTTCAGTTGCCTTTGGGACAAAATGTGGAAGAGATTCCGGTGATGATGGATCTTTTATGAAGGAACTAATTCATTTGAGGCAGACGGGTGATATTGAAATGTCTTTGGCTTCCACCTGTTGTCTAAAGGGAATGATCAATATTATTACTAAAATCGATGATCTGATACGGTCTGCCAAGACAGGCATTTGTAGTCCTCCAAGCGAAGAACAAAGTCGATCAAAAGAAGAAAGAGTGCTTAAGGAAGGCATAGTCAGTAGGTGTTTGGTTGAATTAAGGCCAATGCTTGATGTTTTCATGTTTTCTGCTTCTTCAAGGTGGCAGCACATGCAAGCCATTGAAATGTTTGGCAGAGGAGGACCCGCTCCAGGTGTCGGAGTTGGTTGGGGTGCCCGTGGTGGGGGATTTTGGTCCAAAACAGTTTTATCGGCTCAAACAGATGCAAGATTTCTTGTCTATTTGCTGGAGATTTTTGTAAATGCATCTAAAGGTGTTCTTGAAACTGAAGAAACGACGTTGACCATGCAACGGGTTAGCACTGCCTTGGGATTATGTTTAACCGCAGGACCTAGGGATATGGTTGTTGTAGAGAAGACATTGGATCTATTGTTCCATGTCTCAATTTTGAAGTACCTCGATCTCTGTATACAGAATTTTCTCCTTAAAAAGAGGGGTAAAGCCTTTACATGGCAATATGAAGACGACGACTACATGCACTTCAGTCGGGTTTTATCATCTCATTTCAGGAGCAGATGGTTGTCTATAAGGGTGAAGTCTAAAGCCGTTGATGGCAGTAGTTCTTCTGGCATTAAGGCCACTCCAAAAGATGATGCGCGTTTGGATACGATATATGAGGACTCAGACATGTCTTCCTTGACTAGTCCATGCAGTAGCTCTCTAATAATAGAATGGGCTCGACAAAACCTACCACTTCCGGTCCACTTTTACCTTAGTCCAATCTCAACAATTCCCCTTACCAAGCGAGCTGGTCCTCAAAAAGTTGGTAGTGTACACAGCACACATGATCCTGCCAATTTACTTGAAGTTGCCAAATGTGgacttttctttattttaggtATTGAAACAATGTCTAATTTTCAAGGAACTGACATTCCTTCTCCCATTCAGCATGTATCATTGACTTGGAAGTTACATTCACTATCTGTCAATTTCCTTGTCGGAATGGAAATAATTGAACAAGATCAGGGCAGGGAAACTTTTGAAGCTTTACAGGATCTTTATGGCGAGGTTCTTGATAAGGAAAGGCTTAACCGAAATAAAGAAGTAATTTCAGATGATAAAAAGCATATCGAGTTCCTGAGATTCAAATCCGAGATTCACGAGAGTTACTCGATATTTATTGAAGACCTTGTAGAGCAGTTTTCTTCCATATCCTATGGTGATCTGATTTTTGGACGGCAAGTTTCACTATATTTACACCGCTGTGTTGAAACATCTATTAGACTTGCCACCTGGAATGCACTATCTAATGCCCGTGTTCTTGAACTTTTGCCATCTTTAGAGAAATGCTTTCCTGGCGCTGAAGGATACCTTGAACCTGCAGAG GACAATGAAGAGATTTTGGAGGCTTATGCCAAGTCATGGGTTTCTGATGCTCTTGACAGGGCCGCGATTCGAGGATCAATCGCATATACTATTGCTGTCCATCACCTTTCCTCATTCATATTTAATGCCTGTCCTGTGGATAAGATATTGCTGCGCAACAAGCTTGTTAGGTCTCTCTTGAGGGATTATTCTGGGAAACAGCAACATGAG GGAATGTTAATGAACCTCATTCACCATAACAAGTTATCAATATCTGACATGGATGAAAAGAGGTGGTTAGAGTCCAGGATGAATATATTGATTGAGGCATGTGAGGGAAATTCCTCTCTTCTGAGACAAGTAGAGAAGTTGAAGGATGCTGCAGAGAAAAGTTCCTTGTGA
- the LOC131649749 gene encoding zinc finger BED domain-containing protein RICESLEEPER 2-like, whose amino-acid sequence MDGFGFHMRCCAHVLNLVVRDGLQVANTSISSVRNAIRFVRSSPHRAAKFKECVEYARIECKKSVCLDVSTRWNLTYLMLEGAEKFQNDFDKLENEDEAYMDFFEADSPPGIQDWDNIRVFIKFLKNYYEATKVFSISTKASLHTAFPYLATIYSELKTLNMDLNGLFAQVARDMLEKYCKYWVDITKMNQLLYFGVIFDPRYKLRYVEWCFDDMYGKHSETKKSLLKDINDNLTKMFNLYKQEYDAARGLIPSPTTVVSQGEAAASDEIPSYVARQNAFQEHLMSIDSLEEETELEGYIKGKCLAFNERDK is encoded by the coding sequence ATGGATGGGTTTGGGTTTCACATGAGGTGTTGTGCCCATGTATTGAATTTGGTTGTGAGAGATGGACTACAAGTAGCCAACACCTCTATTTCAAGTGTTAGAAATGCAATTAGGTTTGTTAGATCTTCACCCCATAGGGCTGCAAAGTTCAAGGAGTGTGTGGAATATGCTAGGATTGAATGCAAGAAGTCAGTATGTCTTGATGTTTCAACAAGATGGAACTTGACATATTTGATGTTAGAAGGGGCTGAAAAATTTCAAAATGATTTTGATAAGCTAGAAAATGAGGATGAAGCCTATATGGATTTCTTTGAAGCAGATTCCCCCCCAGGTATTCAAGATTGGGATAATATTAGAGTTTTTATCAAGTTTTTGAAGAATTACTATGAAGCGACAAAGGTTTTTTCTATTTCAACCAAAGCAAGCTTGCATACTGCTTTTCCATACTTGGCTACCATATACAGTGAGCTAAAGACATTAAACATGGACCTAAATGGATTGTTTGCTCAAGTTGCTAGGGATATGTTGGAAAAGTATTGTAAATATTGGGTTGATATTACTAAGATGAACCAACTCCTTTATTTTGGTGTTATCTTTGATCCCCGATATAAGTTAAGATATGTGGAATGGTGCTTTGATGATATGTATGGAAAACATTCAGAAACTAAGAAATCTCTATTGAAAGATATTAATGACAATCTTACAAAAATGTTCAATCTTTACAAACAAGAATATGATGCTGCTAGGGGCTTAATTCCATCTCCTACAACGGTTGTTTCCCAAGGTGAAGCAGCTGCCAGCGATGAAATACCATCATATGTGGCTAGGCAGAATGCTTTTCAAGAACATTTGATGTCTATTGATTCACTGGAAGAAGAAACTGAGCTTGAGGGCTATATAAAAGGAAAATGCTTAGCTTTTAATGAAAGGGATAAATAA